The Vespula vulgaris chromosome 10, iyVesVulg1.1, whole genome shotgun sequence nucleotide sequence TTGAAGGGTACTAATTTAcgtgtaaagaaaataattttaagaaaactgtaaattattatataaaaataaatgaaacaacaAAGATGAAGGgatttgattatatattcccttctttattttcatgcTTTAGTAAAATCAATACTtacgttatatatacaaagagaaacgagaaatctAAAAGGTAAAGAAGGAGAAGTTACAATGTCTTTTCGtatctttatcatttataaacacgatataataatgataggaAATTTTGTTCGTACCCTTCGCATAAGTGTCATGTTAATCGAatcattttgattatttaataaagtaaattATCCTATAAGCGTTTTTCAAAAATCACAAAAatccatataaaaattttatacgatttcgaGTGTGCAATGAAACACattaacatacatacgtacttatttGTTATTTCCCTAAAGTTAATCGATAAAGGAAATATAACAATCGAATCACCAAACTCGCATTCCAGGAAGATTATGGATATTTCACATATATAGTCGCAAAATCtcgaaagtaataaagaagTTGAAAGAACTGGTTACTTCCGTTATTCTTAAAAACAACAAttagtatatacatgtatgtgtattctGATCTACGGCAATGGTcagtaaaaaaatgtaattggATGAGGGGAGAGAGAATGGTGGTAAAAAATCGCTGAAATCCTTTCCGCGTCACAGACGCTGCAATGGTATTTCTTCAAAGTCGAAGTACTGGATTATCACACAACGTGCGTTACACCGGATTGCAATAAGTTTATACCGTTTCTACCTTCGGTATCCGTTGATTCAATTTGCTCTTTGAGCAATTCGAGTTCTCTTATACCGGATACAGTAACCTCGTATTTATGAGCTACCAAACTACGATAAAAGTGTATCGCAAAAGCGAGGAAGATTATCAATACTGGTATTAACACTATACAGGCCGACCATGCGGCAACCTGAGAAAAATCGTAGAACTTAACCCAACAGAGAATCGCTATCtctaatagaaagagaagtaagCCAAGTAAAGTGGAGAACGCCCATGCTACCTCGATGTACCAATGGAGACGTTCGTGTGGCGATTCGTGCACGAGACTTATGCTGTGCAAGTTGCAGACCGCTTCGATATTCGGTAGAATACACGTCGATATCATCAACGCCAGCATGTGAACAGCCACTAGTAACGTTGTGCAAACTGCGAAAGCAATTAACATCTCCGAAGGAACTTTTGTATCAGAGTTTAGTTGTACCTCCACCATAGCAACCTGTTGACAATCATAATCTTCATAATCTTTATTGTTTACGTTCAACTATGATTTAAtttacgtataaaaagaaCTATAAGAATGATGTATTATTCTAAATTTTAAACAAAGCATTCTAGTCATACCATAGCGAAACCCGAGAGTAACGCCGAGGTTTTACTGGATGCCTTCAATTTCGCTCTGCTCAGCTGCAATTTTCTCCATGAGAGATAACCCGGTGTGTGAAGGCCATCACCCGACTGCGACATCTTCGACTAATCAATCAacatggaaagaagaaaagaaaacgaaaaattcattcgttcgcGATAAAATGTGACATTTTTTTTGTCGCGGTACAGAATTCCTATTTTGTATTTCTCGTTCACGCTCGAGTAACTTCTATTATCAAGATAATAGACGTATCGTTTGCCGATGTGACAAGTGCAAGAGGCTCGTAAAGAAGCATGAGAAACATACCGAAAGTCGTTATCAACGTCGATGCGAGGAACTTGCCAAAAGTCCCGCGTAGGATAGAAAAACCAACAGGGATTCtgaacgaaagaaacaataagaacgaaagatattaatgaaataattgattaaaaggaaaaaggattaTTGAAACGCTGGGAAATCTGGCAAGAATGAAGACAAAGTATGAGAAAGGAAGTGAGAAACGAGATTACATCGAACTTTACGCTTATTATACACGATACAACGTTTGTGTGTGCGTGAACATTAATCCAGCATTATACCATTTTCaccttttttttacttgcttCTTTGTTGGTTTTAAAATTGTTCTGTCtattgaattctttttatcaacTCAACACTTTTGAGATATCTAAActcttttttatgtatgtcAAAGATTGCGTTATATCaattgaagaatatttttcaatggtattcttttttgttaaaatagaaaaaaaaagatattgaagATCGAAAAAATGTTGGATTAACTTTACTAACGCCACGACGACACATGTATTaaatgttttcctttctttccttttgtttctgtGATCGACCGATCCAAATTACGAcaagaaaaggataaatattatgttaaattGGATTTGCATCGAAATAAGACACGTTAGCACGTATGCGCTTCGTTACGttgtattaattatgaaaGCGTGCACGTCATGAGCGATTATCAAGATTATACGAAGGCCTCCGAAAGGTAGTCGAGTTTTTTAAAGCTTCCATACGAATATTTGTTAACCCAAATAACCAAATTAGAACAGATCTCAAAGTATACTTTGTTTTTATGTGCGAATCAAATgcaaaacaagaaaattaattataactcCGTATGTCCACCTTTAATttcgagtaataataataataataacaacaacaacaacaattaaaaaaaaaagaaacatttcttttcctataaCCGATAATTacgatatcataaatataaagaaaaattgtataaacgTTTAAAACAAACTCTGGTCCTCACATAATGCGATATGgttaataaaatatggaagaaatgatttataatgtCGAAAACTAATAAAAGTCTAGAACGAGTTAACGcatcgaaaggaaaataatgatttaaacCTGGACCAACCTGAAAATCGTAGAACCTCTTGTGAAAGCAATGCTCATTAGCGGTTCGTGTGTGTAAATGACCCACGTTTACGTGGATAGGTAAGTGTGAGGAGGGGAGTCCGGCTCCGTTCTCGCCACCAAACACTGAATTGCGTCCAGTGCTCGTCGACCATACGGACATTAGGCTCGATAATTCTTCTGCGTCCTCGATCCACGCTGTAACAAATACGAGATGTGATGTACGTGAAGATTCCGAacgttattttctaatattttaattattaatcaataacggaagtaagtaaaaagaaaaaagaaaataaattaataaaacaaaattaaaaaaaaagggagtaACGATCGTTTTTACGTATGAAAATTATACGCTTTATCAGCGTTAAAAAGTTTCTGCTTGAAAGCACATGTTCGCAGCCAATTGACTCGCGCAGCTGATACTTTAATGGAGACGCATAACGTTCACGCCTTGTTACGTACGTACTCTATACATACAGTAAATCACAAAAATATTCAGACATTTTGTGagtttaaagaatttttattttcgactcGGTAAAGTATTCgttctaaatatattaatagatttGACAAAATAAGTCTATTCTATGGAATACGTGTGTGAAAGATTAaacgaaaattgaaaaatgtcgactttttttctaaagagaTTTGCTTATCTcatgttattaatatcatcaaatattaaatcttctaaacaatataaaagatCTCTTAAATCGTAATGAAACGTCCAGTTTTACGATATAACGGTAACTTTACGTTACAATGAAAaagcaatttctttttatagaattttttacttttatttattcttttgttgttttttcatttgtctTACCCTCATATACTTTgcgtaataattttaatttcttcgtatctattcaaaaattcatattttatttttttagcaaatgtaagaaaaaaaaaagaacaaaacgattccatttcaaaagatatttgaatatttttgtgATCTACTGTACATAATATTATCCCGTACGTTTGCCATATATCTCACGTACGATCGATTTGTTCTTGAAACATCGAATGATGCAGCTTAACCATTACAATTGTTGACAATAGACGTTCATTCAGAATTTTAAAATTCTACATTGAGTCTTTTTCGtcacaatatataaaaaatatttaagtaacacttgtaatatcataaatatacgtggtttgtttcttttacaaataataactGGTTCAAATAACTCGGTCttcgtttaatcgattttctaatgtaaataatttcaatagatCTTTCTCGATAATGACGTTTATTTTCactcatcaaaaaaaaatttttctttttaatgaaattcgaAGCTTTTTAGCACTTTGTACTTTTTATTACGTCGTTTATTACTTCGTTATAAACAGtctgataaaagaaaaaaaaaaataagatctcTTCCTTTTACGAACACTGTGaatgtttattaaaacatattttttccatataCGTGCATTGTTTCCAACAGGCTGTTAtacagatatttatttattttattatttattatttattatttaacaatacatattacgtatattatattaaaataaaattaaggaagttactttattatattatcggtTCGATTAAATCAAACAGATTTCATAGTACATGTACGGTCATATCACTACATTattgaatagaaaatataaaaatagtattatatcGGATCGATTTGTCAATATTAAGGAAAATTATGCATGCGGTTAATGGTCTTTACTATACTATGACATTCTAAGCCGTTAATATCGGATTATCATCGAGTGGATGCATATTGTTTCAAGGTATCTAACTTTCATATAAACATCGTTCgtctacacatatatatttcataatgaaaaattcCGTAGGATGGATTTATCTCGACTCGGACAGTATCAATTTTTTCCGTCtgttcttcgttttatttatttctgatGAGAAACATCGACGTAAATACGAACACGTACGATGTAGCAAGGACGAACGTAGAAGGACGAAAGATTCGTgtcagagagagatagagagagagatagagagagagagaaagagagagggacagagagagagagagagagagagagagagagagagagagagagaggaagagaaaagaagagagatacgtgaaaagaagaagacatttcgtttcgatctctttttGTCACATTTATGTGAAAAGTTTCGCGCAATGACACGCTCACTAACACGTCTTTAGTAATACGAGCGTTGCCAATAACACTAAAAATACAAAgtgaaaataagagagacagagacagagagagagagagagagagagagagagagagagagagagagagagagagagagagagagagagagagagagagagaaaagggtgcgtgtatatgtgtatgagcACGTTAAATGTACCTAACTTATCCTTTACACCGGCTCGCGTACCAAATTAAATCACGATTAAAACGGTCCAAGAGCTCTACTATCGATGTCGACGATCGTGATGATATATACTTCCTTGGGATCatcgattttctatttttcgaaaCATCGGCAAATTCGGAGAAACGAATTAGACtcgttaaaaatgatttctacATTATTCTCAATAACAGAAATGGCAGACTGTTATACGATAGCTGTGCGTATACTATCTAACTATATCTTGTAAATGAAAGATCAACAAGGGGCAGTATATATTGGtacgaacgattttattatcgtgGATAAACTGACGAAACGTTAGAATAAACATCGAAAAAATTGGATAATTATTGTCTTATCATACTCGTAAATATTGTGTAATTATTGTTTGTAAATGTAGAAAGAATCACGGACACAGAACTAAGTTTAGTAGTACACGCCTAAAAAGGTTACTAGGTTATCTTTAAAAGGTATTATGACATATACACCGAAACATACCTTGAACCCAATGGTCACAGGCTCCAACGATGAATCGTGTGTCTTCATGGCATCCGCGAAttcgcttctctctttcacgcgtttccacgtatacacatatatacaaaaaaaaacagaactcGAACGAATGGCTACGTCGTgtgtaaatgtaaataaaattcttgttaaaataaaCGGCATATAAAGAACACGATTAGTTTTACTAGATTTCACATCGTTTTTGAAGGAAATATGTAATCTtagaaagaatcgaaaaaatCAACTCCAACCCACTTACTACTACAACAGATGTTGACATACTGAAGGCTAGAGAACCGCTCGAGCGCATCGTGTACCGAACGTTGCCGAATATCAACGAAGATGGCCGACTGGTAGAACGAACTCGTGCTACCCGGCGAATCTATATACGAGTCAAGCGTTTCGCGACGGACAATGTGATTTTGTCGTTTGACGTTCTTTCTCGTGCTAAACAATGACCAATTATGAAATGCGAAGATGTCTGTAGCTTGCCGATGATTATACGTATCCGGTTATATGTAATGGAACGTTAGAACTTCGTATCTTCTTAGAAATCTGAATATGTGTATACgaacgtaagtacttacatatatatgtttgtgtatatatatgaacatgcacacatttttatatattacacgaATAGTAATAAACAATGCACATTAACATAACGTGATAATAAATCATTCAGCATTACGAATTTAAAGAGTATTTTATTACTATGAAAAAAACATTGTCTAATGCTTCTTCGCACCAAAAATATAACCTTGAAAGAAGTTACATGCTATATATTAagcattgaaaaatatattctagtATACATTTCTTATTCTATCAAAAGATTAATTAGAGCCTATCTAACTTTGTTGCTTTTTCGATTAATGCCTTTCATGATTTCACAGACGTTGTAAAGAATAATCTTACATGTttgcataatatatttattgcttaattttatctaattatattttatatctatcttattatacttatttgatataatacaaaatattcatACTGATTTATAATAGATGTCTCATACAAGATATCggatgtataaatatatatcatgacTCATCCTACTTAAATCAATATtcattgatttaattaaagttACCATTACATAAACTAACTTGTTATTTGCTAGAGagaattttgattattattcttgatgaaataattttgtttttctagaAAATCTTTCTAGTATTCAATGTCCATCCAAACATTAATTGATAATTGTATAAGTTATTTGACAAGATAAGAAAAGCAAATCATGCCATAACGATAATGAACTAATATCTTCTAAAGAACTTATCAAATTTATAGACAGTTTTCAAGACAGTTTCAACATTTCTTACTATTTTAGTCcttgtttaaaaattataatacaaataattgtTTACAAAATTACTTACATTACCACTTCACacaatcttctttctcttggaAGTGTAGTAGCAGTCCGTTGCGTGTGTATATTAACGAAATCGTAATTTTGGTGCATTCTTCAAAATAAactcatatataatataacctCATATATAATGTTACTCGTTTATGTTCactcttttatttgttatactacgaagaacgatgaaatgtaaaattatgaGCGTAACTGCCAAGCCACAAAAGTTTCGCTGGTATATAAGAAATGTCCGCTGAACAATATCGATTCTGAAAAGAATGCAGGTTCGACGAGTAAGAGGcagtaagagaaagaatttccCCCACCATTTTCTGAACAGGCATTTCTCCAAGCTAACTTGCAGTTAGCTGTTTGCGGTGTGAAAATGAGCAAGTAGAGAAAGCATACTGGTGTCGCTGTGATTGCAACGATTACCGAACATTACCGAATTATACCGAACTGTACCGAACTATAGCTGTAGGTCATAGGTGATTGTACCGCTTTGTAAATACATAACAGGTATGCGTTATATacgtgaataaataataaatttttaagaaacacgtttttaaatattgaacgtctttgtccttttttttttcaaagtacaTATAAGATTTCTATTAAGGTTTTAACATAATCTTCATTCTCAAAACGTCAAAGATGATTGGACTATAATGGACAATGATGACTTTATTTTTGtgctttcgttctttctatcaatctttttatcaagcgaaaacaatgaagaataaacaaaaaaagaaaaagaagaaaagatacatACAACGATCGGGTTTGAgaacataaaatattgatatttcgaTGGGAAAGAGGttaaaggagaaaggagaggaaatCAGGTTTTTCAAGACGGgcaatgtaattattttgaaatagaaaagatatatgtaagtGATACAAAATTCTAAAAAGAGCATAAAGATGTTtgattatttgattaattttattattcctatttaatattttatttgttattttcgatctataaattttaataataaaaattaactcaaTGAGAGATTGCACTGTTTCTCATATAGATGGCAGTACTAACTTGAAAAAGGGAAGACAATGATATTACGAAAATTATAATTCCAATATCtttaataacgaattaattagaattatcgACGTGATGAAATACACGGTACACTATTAttcttgtaatttattatattacaatgttAGTTCGATTGAAACGGTCTGATTATTGCAATAGaatcattgaaataataaacaaatgcaATATCAACCTACCGTaacctttcattttctttcagttATAGAGAATCGTTAGTACTTACTGTTGTAGCtgtatcaataaatattctaattcgaatctaatcgatcgattatttacgAGGCATTTTATTCTGTTGTGAACATTATGCAGTGAATATAAGGTAAACATTtccaaaaattattcttttatctgatacttttatttacttttattcttatgtattattttacttttatgtatttttatttatttacgttctAAAGTTGTTATGTGACATTGAAATTGCTTGCTATTATAGAATGATCATAATGTTCTGTTGAATAATAATGTTCTGGAAATTTCAGTTggataatatttgtataaacaaagtgaatttatgaattattatgttatatttgcTACAAAAAGTTCATCCTATTTTTAGTATTGTACttgctatttttaattttaaagcttta carries:
- the LOC127066774 gene encoding calcium release-activated calcium channel protein 1 isoform X1, with the protein product MSVWSTSTGRNSVFGGENGAGLPSSHLPIHVNVGHLHTRTANEHCFHKRFYDFQSKMSQSGDGLHTPGYLSWRKLQLSRAKLKASSKTSALLSGFAMVAMVEVQLNSDTKVPSEMLIAFAVCTTLLVAVHMLALMISTCILPNIEAVCNLHSISLVHESPHERLHWYIEVAWAFSTLLGLLLFLLEIAILCWVKFYDFSQVAAWSACIVLIPVLIIFLAFAIHFYRSLVAHKYEVTVSGIRELELLKEQIESTDTEGRNGINLLQSGVTHVV
- the LOC127066774 gene encoding calcium release-activated calcium channel protein 1 isoform X2 gives rise to the protein MSVWSTSTGRNSVFGGENGAGLPSSHLPIHVNVGHLHTRTANEHCFHKRFYDFQVAMVEVQLNSDTKVPSEMLIAFAVCTTLLVAVHMLALMISTCILPNIEAVCNLHSISLVHESPHERLHWYIEVAWAFSTLLGLLLFLLEIAILCWVKFYDFSQVAAWSACIVLIPVLIIFLAFAIHFYRSLVAHKYEVTVSGIRELELLKEQIESTDTEGRNGINLLQSGVTHVV
- the LOC127066774 gene encoding calcium release-activated calcium channel protein 1 isoform X3; translation: MSQSGDGLHTPGYLSWRKLQLSRAKLKASSKTSALLSGFAMVAMVEVQLNSDTKVPSEMLIAFAVCTTLLVAVHMLALMISTCILPNIEAVCNLHSISLVHESPHERLHWYIEVAWAFSTLLGLLLFLLEIAILCWVKFYDFSQVAAWSACIVLIPVLIIFLAFAIHFYRSLVAHKYEVTVSGIRELELLKEQIESTDTEGRNGINLLQSGVTHVV